CTGCCTATTGTAGTTTTAACTCTTTTTAAACCTTTTTCTTGTTATATTGTCAATAAACTTTCATTTaaggaaaaaattgaaattcattttgCTCCAAACTCGCATATCAGGAAGTACTGCGAAATGCATGCTACTGACGCGGCGTCTTCGGAGAATTGTTTGATCTTGGACACAAGACCAGATACACAATAGGACTGTGAGCACTTTTATACACTTTTTGATTTGAAGACCAATCCCGACATCGGATACTTATAACTTCCGAATAAAATTAATCACAATTCTTACGTGATATATTGTTTTAAGTCTATTATTGATAGTTGTTCAGTTTCGCACCGTGTtcattcatatacatatacaagaACTCTTATGGCCGAAATCAACTTGTATGCCCGTTTACCAGAACACAGACATCCTTGTTACAAGAGATTTCATAAAGaggatgggtggataaggcgtgtaaaatgcccatacacggtcggacaagctactgaaaaattaaagtatcaataaatctaatatttaaaaaaaaatcattcaaaacaatatatatttaacaaatcattcatttttaacctatatatagatatgttcaatacttggaatattttgactcaaacaggcgaatacgtatcaaaacctgcaaatactgtcattttttagaacttcaaggcgttttcttttatagagtgggtctgtgctccatatttttctcatagtctaaataaggtctattggaaaacaaaccgatttcaatcaacaaaaacgtggagaggtgacccactatactttaaaataacattttgtatctcaacaattgaacgttttgaaaaaataatacaagtccgttcgttcgtggccaaagtcacacataatatttgaACAGCCTTCTTTGTTGTGTCtaaaatggctcagtggttagagtacctgacataagctaaccttatataactagggtttttatgttatgggttcgataccagCAAAATTacagacaatatttttttcttatcttttgttaaatatatcaaaaattgactatagttagaaattttgcttttgcaaacttgtattatgatatatttgaatagatttaatggggaaaaaaaataaattcaaaattgtattttactactaaaccgaatgggcatctGCGCCATCTTATACCCCCATCTTCATTTACTCCTTACAGAAAGTTATGTTcttgaattatttgaaaattattagaAAACTGCATGGTGAAAAAGAaaggaacaaaaaaaaaaggaatgctcggggaaagttttttttaaacctattCCCGGACATACATTGTCATGGTACAAAATGGGACTTTCGTGCCACTTATAAGGATGCAGGTTTGAAAGAAAAGTATcgatttgtatatatttttgaaattacgTAAGATTTTGCGCACGAATATGGGTAACATCTTATGGCTTTCGTGACCCGAAAATACTGAACGATTCAGTAACATTGGCCATGCATTGTGTGTCAAATAACGATAAGAAAATAAATCTAGTCACTTTTCTAGTAAAATGATACCATTTTTATCTGGAAACGAGTGAAGTCATTTCGTGGCCTTGCAAAATACCccgatttatttcattttcaatttcatttctcTGGTGCGGgggtaaatgtcaataaataaaTCAGCTAACGTTCTTAAAGATGCAACTTAAGGCTTTCTTagtttaatttgtttctttttttatcgtTACTGGAATTCAATTTCCAATAAAGAGCAGTTCTAAGTGGGTCGTTCATTCAAACAGTCTTTCACGTTTTAATATTAAAGTCGGGGATAATAAaagtgatgttttttttttaaatcatagtcAATCTACCGACTGTCTAGTTCATATATTTAGCAAGATTCTTGGTTAATGACACCTAAACGAAGGTGGAacgtatacagtaaaacacgattataacgaagtcccagggacggacaatttaacttcgttataagcgtaattcgttatatccatcaagtttaaaacataaaatgcaGACTTgaggaatgaaattcacttcccTGTAAGCGTAAATTCATTgcaagcgtgttcgctataaccgtgttttactgtaatatgTACGATGGTTTTGCCACAAACGTCACGCCAAATGTTATAACTCTACCGGAAGTACAAGGATGACACATAATTCAATCCGTTTATCTCCGTTTGCATTATCTTTCTGTCCTTTTCTTATTCGGCAAATACCTTTAATATCCGGGTTGGTCTCATGGTATCCGGTTTTTTTCAAGCAGACAATTTTAAGCATGCTCAAAACCTGGAACGGAAACCACCGGACCAACGGACATTTCAGAATGAAGAactttgtataaagatataaaaaaaagtttagctttcaaattttaaagctaaaatgtttagaattttttatactaaataatatacatgtaaatatttcatggCAAAAAATATCGTATTTAAAAGTTAAAGGTATTTTTGATAGTTAATTTGTTTACCACCCAGCTTCCTTGAATATACGGGAGCAAGATACGTTTGTGTGGGGTGCTCATGGGGTTGTTTACTTGAACTTCACTGATCTGCTTACGTTGAGGTCCGTTAGACCCGAGTAACAAACGAACAACTACCGGCCTTGAAAGGGATAAACTGGACTTGCTCTGAGGTGACTGGTATTTGTACAACAATCGTTACGTTGGCTTATAATGCATGATTAAAATAGATAACCGTTCGCTTATAATTGTTATCCGGTTTATATACGCTCCAAAACCACTTTCAGGATCAACAGTCTTCTGTGGACAACCAGTGGATTGCGTTTTATCGTTGTTTTTCCATTTGTCAACTTTAGTTAGCATTGTTTGGTAAGGTGTGACTATGGATTCACATACGAACGCCGTAtaagccaattttttttttttggtgaaagATGTGCGTTTCATGTAGATCATTTTCCGCAACCTAACATCCTTGAAGCATTGGAAAAATATTACGCGCCTTATTCTCTTTAGAGAATAAATAAAGAGAATAAATAAAGGGAGGCTATAgaagctgcaggtctgtagctccgtCAATCCAAACCCGAAATAGAATTTTGAAGAATGGCGAAGTTGGGTTTCTTTTTTCACACTTTTCAATTCTTTGGGTAGGTCtgttccccttttaaaaaaatgtccatTTACCCAGATCCACCTACCATACCGATTAGTTATTTACAAAATGGTTTACAAAACTCAAATCATTCCGATAGGAATTTTATACCGATTCATCAATTACAAAAATTACCGCTGCATGGTCCATCAAGCGCGTGTAATGTGGTTTTGAAGTTCCAAGGGTGTTAAACATTCATCGTTGAAGAAAACACACATCTGTCACCAATATGCaattcccatttttttttttgtagaatacAACCTTTGAATtgctttcatttcattttcattaaaaaaaacttatttctaTATTTAAAGGTTGTCACTTTCCCCCCAAAGTGAAACTATACCTGATTAAGCAGTAAACTAAACGGAATCCGTTCTGGAGAACTTAGTGACTGGTTTGGTTGAAACATTCGGCCCTCGACAGAAATTTAGGTTATAAAACTTGGAATTCACTGGCCCTTGGTCACTTCAAGATAAATACGGGTGAGCATGGTGAATGTAGGGATGGATTTCGGGTTTAAACAGACGGACAAATTTCGATCAGAAAACTTACGTAAAAAAATCGTAATTAACTTGGCGTGATCATCATTGGACACTCTTTTCCTCTGTCCTGTTCTTTCTTCTAAAAGCTTGATTTCACAATTCACCCACAACACACAATATTCTTTTGAATTCTTATGTGAAAACCTGATTTTTCTCTTCCCACAGAAACACCATATTATCACATCGTCTGAATCCAGTATTTTGAATTCCTCAGTACTTTTTCTTTCCCAACTAAAACGCTCAACttaacacacacaaacacacgaTAAAGACTTTTGAAGAAGCAATATATCCTCTTTAGGGGGATGAGAATTTTGAACTGGTAAACAGTGTATAAAAAGAACCCTTTCGTTAATAAAGACTAGCCCCTTTGAGGTGTTAATCTAACTTCAATAGAACACAATACACATTGATCAAGTTGCTTCCATGTTCACAACTTAGTTGACTTTTAATTTCACTTTTCTGTTAAAAACATATCACAATTTTACACTCTATTGCACTGAATACACGGGAATGAATGAAAAGCAATTAACACTATCATGTATCTTCATTCTCCGAAACCATCAAAGAATCTTCCATTGatggaaataaaatgaattccagaattttttttatagcaaGCATTGCTTACGgagatattttaaaacagaCACTAGAACattcatcaattttaaaaaccacAAGCACATCACTTTTTTTGGAATGCGCATTCCGAGAAAACTTGAAATATCTTGTTTGTTTTCACTAGATTGTGACACAAACTTTTGATAATCACACTTTCAAAAATAAGCAAACTGCTTCTATCTGAAAAATAAAGGTCATCTcttgttgttttcattttcacaagGTTTATTTTTCTTGCTACTAACTATATCATATGGGGTTGCAAAATAAATGCACACAAAACACATCACTGAAAGCATCAGATGTAGATTATTTAACAGAACAGGATATATTCCGGAAAAAATGGCTGTCTCTTAGACATGGCCAATAATTGTCCATCATGCACACATTTCCAGATGATTGTGAATTCACTCAACACATCATCACATCCGagattttatcatatttcacaTCCAATATAGAGTGCTGAACTGTCCAAGAATCACTTCTTTTTTAATAACCAAAAAATCTACAATATTATTATCTATTCACAACAcacaaaattgtttataaacatTCACACATCATCGAGATATTCAGCATATAAAGTCTAAACGTTCCACCATCAACTATTGCACATTAATTCCATCATCCAAAAGATTTCTCTcattttgaattcattcctccctgtttgataatttttgtgGGCTCCTTCTGAAATGATATGATATACTTTGTCATAGAATCATGCATGATAAGAACTTGGCACATTTTCTTCAATTGTTGTTTgtattaaacaaacaaacaacttAAAACAAGgggtatttatttaataaatgatttaacatACCTGTATAGAAATCTTTTTGGCAGCAAGAGTCAACAAACGCTAAAAAGAAACCACAAGTCTCGCAATGGTATTACAGAGATGAAACCAGTATGTCTGATAtcacatatatacatacacGCACACACACATTCTCAAGAGACAATcacattaaataaaattatcataaactATATTGTAATTGTctgcttatttttaaaaaatatgctaaaatatTGTATTGAAATCCTAACATGTCCCTTTTCTCCTTGCAATCTTGACGGTAAATACTAAATCTATGTACAATTATGTTCCTGTACtaaatattttcacaatatacataataaatgttcaccaacatttttttcagcacctctttaaatatattcaataaattaaaCCTAGACCATTTCTCAAAGAATGCAACATTTCTTTGTAGTGGATTTGCAAATTTGTTTCCAACATGATGTAAATCAAactgaaaaatctttttataataGACAAAATTAAGTAAACAACTTACGTTGATgatgttttcttaaaatgaaagtaatttgattgatttaaatttcTTCTCAACAGATAAAAAAGAGAACCAATGCATTGTACAAATGTTAAAGTATAATCTATGTCAAATATAGTTGCTAAAAAagagaaaagttttcaaaaatattaaccATCAAATAAATCACTCAAGTGTGCAAAATGGCAGTATTTTATCTACAGCTGCAATATCCTCAACACACACAACATTACATaatattggtttttttaaaaagggctATAAATTATCTTCtactgatttttaaaatcattcgaTCTACAATTGCTTCAAAAGCACTTTATACAGTCCCTCTTATGACTACAACGATAAGGTAATCATCTTGAATTGGTTCTGCTGGTAATCTGGGTGCTGCCTTCCTCAGGTACTCGTATCCGAATGCACAAGGAGGAAAAGCATAAAGAACACCCACGTTGTCCTTGTCTTTCGTCTCATAAGGAGGAAGAGAGATCACTCCAGCAGCCTCTTTCTGGCGCAAATATGTCACCAAATTTTTCAGTGGTCTCTGTTGGACAGCAGAATCGTCCCAGTTTGGAAGTGTGCTCGGCATTGCAAGAAGAATACAATGACCACCCCGACCAGCAGCTACAACCCGTCTTCCGACATCATCCAGTTTGGGTGGGTCTAATCGCAGCCTCTGTTTGATCTTCAGCATGGGTGTTTCCGTGGTGGTCGGATCTCTCATCAGAGTATCCACAATCGTGACATCCCCACTCACAACATGCATCCTCCCAGGAAAAGCACTATTTTTTAACAGAATTCCCCCATTCCACGCCACAGGTAGACACTTCACCATTTCACTGATGTTTTCAACTTCCTCCAAATCAGAATACTCTTTCTCAGCAGATAACCTCCTTGCATCACGCCTTCCTCCATCCACATCGAACTCCTCATCTGAAACTCTGCCTCCTTTTCTACCATCCCTGCTTTGAGGATGCCCATCATACTTATCGGGACTTCTTCGTCGTCTTCGGTCTTCCGACCCATCTGGGGTTCTTGGTCTCCTATATGGCATATCTGGGCCTCTTACATCAAACTCTTCATACGATCTTCTACGCTCATCTTTAGGTTCTTGACTTCGGAACGAACCATCAACACTTTTGCCATCCTCTCTCCTTTCATGAGGTGGCTTCCAGTTGCTGCCCTGGTATCCTCTGCCactttcatttgtttttatttctagtGGTTTTGGTGTATTAGTGATATGACTGACATCAGCAAAGTCAATTCTAAGACGTCTATCTTGTCCCCCAAGTGGAGCCCCTCGCATTTCAGAACATGCAGCCTGAGCAGCATCAATGTTGTCATATAACACATAAGCATAACTTTTGCTCTGTGGCCACTCAATTCGTTCAATGATCCCAAACCTATCAAATTCACGTTCCAGCATTTGATGAGTCACCCATGGCCCTAAACCTCCTACCCAAATACAAGTACTTGGAGTCACTTTTCCATAGCCAATTTTGCACTGAAAACGCCCAATGTATTGTCCAGACATTTCAACTTTTGCCCGATGTGCATAGTCAAGATTCATGAATTTAATGAATGCATATGCATTTCCTTGTCCACGTTGAGGTCTTTTGATGTCAATTTCCTCAAGAAATCCATACTTTTCAAACACATCCTTTAGTTCTTCATCAGTGATGTTGTAATCAAGGTTTCCTACAAAGAGAGTTCTTGTTGCTTTGTCATCTTCCTCTGGTGGTATGTGATCTAAGTGGTATGGAAACTTCTCATTTGGCGCTCTTCTAACACTGGTGGGTGAGATGTAACCTGAACCAAAGTCTTTTCGTTGAGGCACATCTACTTCAGGAGATCGCATGCTTGGGTAACTTCTTCTTGGTTGAAAAGGAGGTGAGCTCCTCCTACTACTGCTGCCACCTGGATAATTCAGAAATTCATTTGAACGAGCGTAACTTGAGGTGGACATTGCTCCACTAGGTGCA
This genomic window from Crassostrea angulata isolate pt1a10 chromosome 8, ASM2561291v2, whole genome shotgun sequence contains:
- the LOC128159099 gene encoding RNA-binding protein spenito-like; translation: MKRSQERDMSPRVPKRSRYPGPDYEMMRKSPIPEYDRRDLRMSPPPRSREMKYYHDDVRPRYREDDYPIGRTELKTPEYRSLCLSGISSKIPDHAVKDALYREFKKFGEFNVNITYTGEMRVAYINFRYPEDAREAKHAKHNKLVLFERLVVIESVYPKKHHGAPSGAMSTSSYARSNEFLNYPGGSSSRRSSPPFQPRRSYPSMRSPEVDVPQRKDFGSGYISPTSVRRAPNEKFPYHLDHIPPEEDDKATRTLFVGNLDYNITDEELKDVFEKYGFLEEIDIKRPQRGQGNAYAFIKFMNLDYAHRAKVEMSGQYIGRFQCKIGYGKVTPSTCIWVGGLGPWVTHQMLEREFDRFGIIERIEWPQSKSYAYVLYDNIDAAQAACSEMRGAPLGGQDRRLRIDFADVSHITNTPKPLEIKTNESGRGYQGSNWKPPHERREDGKSVDGSFRSQEPKDERRRSYEEFDVRGPDMPYRRPRTPDGSEDRRRRRSPDKYDGHPQSRDGRKGGRVSDEEFDVDGGRRDARRLSAEKEYSDLEEVENISEMVKCLPVAWNGGILLKNSAFPGRMHVVSGDVTIVDTLMRDPTTTETPMLKIKQRLRLDPPKLDDVGRRVVAAGRGGHCILLAMPSTLPNWDDSAVQQRPLKNLVTYLRQKEAAGVISLPPYETKDKDNVGVLYAFPPCAFGYEYLRKAAPRLPAEPIQDDYLIVVVIRGTV